Proteins from a genomic interval of Nitrosomonas sp.:
- a CDS encoding YfhL family 4Fe-4S dicluster ferredoxin, whose amino-acid sequence MALIITDECINCDVCEPECPNRAISQGEEIYEINPDLCTECVGHYDLPQCVEVCPVSCIVTDPDRTESQDQLLDKYHALTAAGTPTPRE is encoded by the coding sequence ATGGCCTTAATTATTACTGATGAATGCATTAATTGCGATGTATGTGAACCTGAATGTCCCAATCGGGCCATTTCACAAGGTGAGGAAATTTATGAAATCAACCCTGACCTCTGCACAGAATGTGTGGGCCACTACGACCTCCCGCAATGTGTAGAGGTCTGCCCCGTGAGTTGTATCGTAACGGACCCGGATAGAACCGAGAGTCAAGATCAGTTACTGGACAAATATCATGCGCTTACTGCTGCCGGGACCCCAACTCCTCGGGAATAG
- the rsmD gene encoding 16S rRNA (guanine(966)-N(2))-methyltransferase RsmD, whose protein sequence is MSKKGVARIIGGEWRSRLIGIPEGELIRPTPDRVRETLFNWLGQDLTGAACLDLFAGSGALGFEAASRGAETVVMVEKDTTAMRFLQTSVTSLAANKVSLVHKHAPTFLRYDQSHYDVIFVDPPFDTDLLPEVLPQLPERLCPGGCVYVESRKKFVPDATWTIWKQSRAGNVNYCLLKLANG, encoded by the coding sequence ATGAGCAAAAAAGGGGTGGCACGTATTATTGGAGGGGAGTGGCGGAGCCGTCTCATCGGCATTCCTGAAGGCGAACTCATTCGCCCGACACCCGACCGCGTGCGTGAGACTCTTTTTAATTGGCTGGGGCAGGATTTAACAGGTGCGGCTTGTCTGGATCTTTTTGCGGGCAGTGGTGCTCTGGGTTTTGAAGCGGCTTCAAGAGGTGCAGAAACTGTTGTCATGGTTGAGAAAGATACCACTGCGATGCGTTTTCTGCAGACATCTGTTACCAGCCTGGCTGCCAATAAAGTCAGCCTGGTGCACAAGCATGCGCCAACCTTTCTAAGGTATGATCAGAGCCATTATGACGTAATTTTTGTCGATCCTCCTTTTGATACCGATTTATTGCCCGAAGTATTACCCCAGCTGCCGGAAAGACTCTGTCCGGGTGGCTGTGTTTACGTTGAAAGTCGTAAAAAATTTGTGCCTGATGCCACCTGGACTATTTGGAAACAGAGTCGGGCGGGTAACGTTAATTACTGTCTTCTAAAATTAGCAAATGGATAA
- a CDS encoding NUDIX hydrolase, which translates to MIWKPNVTVAAIIEQNGKFLLVEETPNGVDLRLNQPAGHLEAGETLSNACSREVLEETGYTFLPVALTGIYHWRAKQNNTTYLRFTYIGNVTGYDPQRELDKGILRAVWLTIDEVREKQPMHRSPIVLQSIEDYLAGKRYPLDLLTSGVL; encoded by the coding sequence ATGATCTGGAAACCCAATGTTACCGTTGCTGCCATTATTGAACAAAATGGTAAATTTCTATTGGTGGAAGAAACTCCCAATGGAGTGGATCTTCGCCTCAATCAACCCGCAGGGCATTTGGAAGCAGGTGAGACCTTATCCAATGCCTGCAGCCGAGAAGTACTCGAAGAGACAGGCTATACTTTTTTACCGGTTGCGTTGACTGGAATTTATCACTGGCGTGCCAAACAGAACAATACTACTTATCTCCGTTTTACTTATATCGGTAACGTTACTGGGTACGACCCCCAAAGAGAACTGGATAAGGGTATTCTGCGCGCAGTCTGGCTGACAATAGATGAAGTCCGTGAGAAGCAGCCTATGCATCGTAGTCCAATAGTTCTGCAATCCATTGAAGATTACCTGGCAGGCAAACGTTACCCGCTAGATTTGTTAACAAGTGGTGTTCTCTAG
- a CDS encoding cytochrome C peroxidase: protein MTTFKLKKTNAALVSNSLLAATLGISLIGCTSLCRPCVPRTQIQTNPDVIRNPAVKKNPCAAIKINPDKITRPVNYRPYQGNQTDLLEYGEKLYNDKSSSTNGHSCQSCHQDGNLFQPTFMQPYPHFVAMASNRTGLDQIELDEMVQLCMMTSMKAEPLMWNSRSLAALTTYTTKVQKAFQKSHLNPCRSKNPCAIRNPHGVRNPVALKNPRALLHVPMSIR from the coding sequence ATGACCACCTTCAAATTAAAGAAAACAAACGCCGCACTGGTTTCAAATAGTCTGCTGGCTGCTACGTTGGGCATTTCGCTGATTGGCTGTACTTCCTTATGTCGTCCCTGTGTTCCACGTACACAAATACAAACTAATCCTGATGTAATCAGAAATCCGGCTGTAAAAAAAAATCCCTGCGCGGCCATAAAAATCAACCCAGACAAAATTACCCGGCCAGTTAACTATCGTCCTTATCAAGGCAATCAGACTGATTTGCTGGAATACGGTGAAAAACTCTACAACGATAAGAGTTCCAGCACCAATGGACATTCCTGCCAGAGTTGCCATCAGGATGGCAATCTGTTCCAGCCTACTTTTATGCAGCCTTACCCTCATTTCGTCGCCATGGCGAGTAATCGTACTGGCCTTGACCAGATTGAACTTGATGAAATGGTGCAACTCTGCATGATGACATCGATGAAAGCCGAGCCACTGATGTGGAATTCCCGGTCGCTCGCCGCGTTGACAACCTATACCACCAAGGTTCAGAAAGCATTCCAGAAATCACATTTGAATCCTTGCAGAAGCAAAAATCCGTGTGCAATCAGAAACCCTCACGGAGTGCGTAATCCGGTTGCCTTGAAAAATCCCCGTGCCTTGCTTCACGTACCGATGTCTATAAGATAA
- a CDS encoding YggS family pyridoxal phosphate-dependent enzyme produces MTSIADRLQAVKARIADAAKQCGRDPQTIQLLAASKTNPPENLRAAWEVGQTVFGENYLQEGLVKIKALADLPIEWHFIGPIQSNKTKPIAENFAWVHGIDREKIANRLSAARPDTLPPLQVCVQVNVSGEITKSGVDPEKVAELAAYISELPQLQLRGLMAVPELTAVTALQREQFQQLREIFEQLNQQGFNLDTLSMGMSEDLENAVAEGATMVRIGTAIFGPRRYAIPEELGSRQQ; encoded by the coding sequence ATGACTTCGATTGCCGATCGTTTACAAGCCGTTAAAGCCCGTATTGCGGATGCTGCCAAGCAGTGTGGACGCGACCCACAAACTATCCAGCTGCTGGCTGCCAGCAAAACCAATCCGCCGGAAAATCTGAGAGCAGCGTGGGAGGTAGGCCAGACTGTGTTTGGTGAAAATTATCTACAGGAAGGACTGGTAAAAATAAAAGCGTTGGCTGATTTGCCGATTGAGTGGCATTTTATCGGTCCGATTCAGAGCAATAAAACCAAACCAATTGCGGAAAATTTTGCCTGGGTGCATGGCATTGATCGGGAAAAAATTGCTAATCGCCTGTCTGCGGCCAGGCCAGACACATTGCCCCCACTGCAGGTATGCGTGCAAGTTAATGTCAGCGGTGAGATCACTAAAAGTGGCGTCGATCCAGAGAAGGTAGCCGAACTGGCAGCTTATATCAGCGAGCTGCCGCAACTACAATTACGAGGATTGATGGCGGTACCTGAACTGACCGCCGTGACCGCGCTGCAGCGGGAACAATTTCAACAGTTGCGCGAGATATTTGAGCAGCTCAATCAACAGGGTTTCAATCTTGATACGTTGTCAATGGGTATGTCTGAGGATCTCGAAAATGCTGTTGCTGAAGGGGCAACCATGGTCAGAATTGGTACCGCAATTTTTGGACCACGACGTTATGCTATTCCCGAGGAGTTGGGGTCCCGGCAGCAGTAA
- a CDS encoding insulinase family protein, with protein MKILKLALALLITAHTQWVMAFLPIQHWQTPSGVKIYFVETHDLPILDISINFAAGSSTDTAETSGRAQMVQRLMSLGAGKMSEDQIAETLADIGAQLGGQFDLDRAGFSLRTLSSRAERTKALDIMARIIQHPEFPESILNRERARTLASLQEADTKPGVIAERTLMKMLYGAHPYGLRGSGESASLTALQRGDIVDFYRSHYTANHAVIAIIGDVTRDEADQIAQLLTRELPAGQPVAILPAVKKPVPMTQKIAHPASQSHIQLAYPGLSRHDPDYFSLLVGNHILGGGGFVSRLVEEIRQKRGLVYSVYSSFSPYQQQGPFEIGLQTKKEQAEQALELTQQVLRDFVEQGPSDEELQAAKQNIVGGFPLRIDSNRKILGFLSVIGFYQLPLSYLEDYVKAVEQITVEQVRDAFRRRIDPAGMVAVMVGTVD; from the coding sequence ATGAAAATTCTAAAACTTGCTCTGGCTTTGTTGATAACCGCTCACACTCAATGGGTCATGGCTTTTCTGCCGATCCAACACTGGCAAACACCCAGTGGAGTAAAAATCTATTTTGTCGAGACTCATGATCTGCCGATTCTCGACATTAGTATCAATTTTGCAGCGGGCAGCAGTACCGATACGGCCGAGACTTCCGGTCGCGCGCAAATGGTGCAACGTTTGATGAGCCTGGGTGCAGGAAAGATGTCTGAGGACCAAATAGCAGAAACACTTGCTGACATTGGTGCACAGCTAGGCGGGCAGTTTGACCTGGATCGGGCAGGATTTTCACTACGCACGTTAAGCAGTCGAGCTGAGCGTACCAAGGCACTGGATATTATGGCGCGCATCATTCAGCATCCAGAATTTCCAGAGAGCATCCTTAACAGGGAGCGTGCTCGCACGCTTGCTTCCTTGCAGGAAGCAGACACCAAGCCGGGTGTTATTGCTGAACGCACCTTAATGAAAATGCTCTATGGCGCACATCCGTATGGATTACGCGGATCAGGTGAATCTGCATCTTTAACAGCGCTGCAACGCGGCGATATAGTGGACTTTTATCGCAGTCATTACACCGCCAATCATGCTGTCATCGCTATTATTGGTGATGTCACGCGTGATGAGGCTGATCAGATCGCGCAGTTATTGACCCGCGAACTTCCTGCAGGCCAACCTGTTGCCATATTGCCAGCTGTAAAAAAACCTGTGCCTATGACACAAAAAATCGCACACCCAGCCTCACAAAGTCATATTCAGCTTGCTTATCCAGGACTGAGCCGGCATGACCCGGATTATTTTTCACTGCTGGTCGGCAACCACATACTCGGTGGCGGTGGTTTTGTATCGCGACTGGTAGAAGAAATCCGTCAGAAACGCGGATTGGTCTACAGTGTTTATAGTTCTTTTTCTCCCTACCAGCAGCAGGGTCCTTTCGAGATTGGCTTACAAACCAAGAAAGAACAGGCAGAACAGGCGCTTGAACTGACACAACAGGTGCTTAGAGATTTTGTAGAACAAGGCCCAAGTGATGAAGAATTACAGGCAGCCAAACAAAATATTGTCGGTGGTTTTCCGCTACGTATTGACAGTAACCGCAAGATTCTTGGATTCTTGTCCGTAATTGGTTTTTACCAGTTACCGTTGTCCTATCTGGAAGATTATGTGAAAGCAGTAGAACAGATAACGGTAGAACAGGTTCGAGATGCCTTCCGACGTCGTATCGATCCAGCAGGAATGGTTGCAGTGATGGTTGGCACGGTTGATTGA
- a CDS encoding cupin domain-containing protein: protein MATHHASPAEIVDLETWAQDMPNEQTKVIVKTDEMELARLVILAGKEFPTHKVSGPIIVHCINGKIEFTAMGEIQVLMPGQLLHLMPDEPHSVKAVEDSVVLLTIIFKA from the coding sequence ATGGCTACACATCACGCATCACCAGCTGAAATTGTTGACTTGGAAACCTGGGCGCAAGATATGCCTAATGAACAAACTAAAGTAATTGTAAAAACAGATGAAATGGAACTTGCTCGCCTTGTTATTCTAGCCGGTAAAGAATTTCCAACTCACAAAGTATCAGGACCAATTATTGTTCATTGCATAAATGGGAAAATAGAGTTTACTGCAATGGGCGAAATACAAGTGTTGATGCCTGGCCAATTATTGCATTTAATGCCTGATGAGCCGCATTCAGTTAAGGCAGTTGAAGACTCGGTTGTTTTACTCACGATAATCTTTAAAGCTTAA
- the guaA gene encoding glutamine-hydrolyzing GMP synthase: MHSTVLILDFGSQYTQLIARRIRATNVYCEIHPFDVDPQIIQDMAPIGIILSGGPASAFTENAPRAPQIVFELGVPVLGICYGMQAMADQLNGKVANALAREFGYAELMVEPCRLFENIQDRVNAGGQKILDVWMSHGDRVDALPPGFSIIAHNAATPIAAMADESRQFYGLQFHPEVTHTLQGCAILDRFVHDICQAGSDWNMPNYIDEAIGRIRARVGNERVILGLSGGVDSSVAAALIHRAIGDQLTCVFVDNGLLRQHEAKQVMETFSRNLAVNVIHIDARRQFLERLQGTSDPEQKRRIIGREFVEIFQQEAARIDDAKWLAQGTIYPDVIESAGSKTQKARTIKSHHNVGGLPDTLHLELLEPLRELFKDEVRELGLALGLPRDLVFRHPFPGPGLGVRILGEVKYEYAELLRQADAIFIEELKYSGWYEKTAQAFAVFLPVKSVGVMGDSRSYEYVIALRAVQTEDYMTAHWAELPYTLLAKISNRIINEVRGINRVVYDISGKPPATIEWE, translated from the coding sequence ATGCATTCAACTGTACTCATTCTGGATTTTGGTTCCCAATATACGCAGCTTATTGCTCGCCGTATTCGTGCAACTAACGTTTATTGTGAAATTCACCCATTTGATGTCGATCCGCAAATTATTCAGGATATGGCGCCCATTGGCATCATCCTCTCCGGCGGACCTGCTTCCGCCTTTACGGAAAACGCCCCTCGCGCACCACAAATCGTATTTGAGCTGGGTGTACCAGTGCTGGGTATTTGCTATGGTATGCAGGCGATGGCCGATCAATTGAATGGCAAGGTTGCCAATGCGCTTGCACGTGAATTTGGCTACGCCGAATTAATGGTCGAGCCCTGCAGGCTGTTTGAGAACATACAGGATCGCGTGAATGCCGGAGGCCAGAAGATTCTCGATGTCTGGATGAGCCATGGCGACCGGGTCGATGCGCTACCACCAGGATTCAGCATTATCGCTCACAATGCAGCTACCCCGATTGCTGCGATGGCAGACGAGTCGCGCCAGTTTTATGGCTTGCAGTTTCACCCCGAAGTGACGCATACCCTGCAGGGATGCGCCATTCTGGATCGATTCGTACACGACATCTGTCAGGCAGGTAGCGACTGGAATATGCCGAATTATATCGATGAGGCAATTGGGCGTATTCGTGCCCGTGTCGGAAACGAACGGGTTATCCTCGGACTGTCGGGTGGAGTGGATTCCTCGGTTGCGGCAGCACTGATCCACCGTGCTATTGGTGATCAGCTAACTTGTGTGTTTGTTGATAACGGCCTATTGAGACAACATGAAGCCAAGCAGGTAATGGAGACATTCAGCCGTAATCTTGCGGTGAATGTGATCCATATCGATGCACGTCGTCAATTTCTGGAACGTTTACAAGGTACTTCTGATCCGGAACAGAAGCGGCGCATCATTGGCCGGGAGTTTGTGGAAATATTTCAACAGGAAGCTGCCAGGATTGATGACGCCAAATGGTTGGCACAAGGAACCATCTATCCTGACGTCATCGAATCGGCTGGAAGCAAAACGCAAAAAGCCCGCACCATCAAGTCGCATCATAACGTTGGCGGCCTGCCCGATACACTGCACCTGGAGCTGCTGGAACCACTGCGCGAACTGTTCAAGGACGAAGTGCGGGAACTTGGTCTAGCGCTGGGTTTGCCACGAGACCTGGTGTTTCGTCACCCCTTTCCCGGTCCGGGTCTGGGTGTGCGGATACTGGGTGAGGTTAAATACGAATACGCAGAATTACTCCGCCAGGCAGATGCCATTTTCATTGAAGAACTCAAGTATTCCGGCTGGTATGAAAAAACTGCCCAGGCATTTGCTGTTTTTCTGCCAGTTAAATCAGTCGGTGTCATGGGAGATAGCCGCAGTTATGAGTATGTCATCGCGTTACGTGCCGTACAGACCGAAGACTACATGACCGCGCACTGGGCAGAATTACCCTACACTTTGCTTGCTAAAATCTCCAATCGCATCATCAATGAAGTGCGGGGCATCAACCGAGTCGTTTACGATATCTCAGGCAAACCACCGGCAACCATCGAGTGGGAGTGA
- a CDS encoding glycosyltransferase, translating into MLVSIIIPAFNEDRLIVACLKSVDEALAANGSHGFLHEIIVVDNNSTDKTALLASEAGARVIFEPVNQIARARAAGANAASGDWLLFLDADCLLNAALVDDIFRLIAEGKHVGAGSTLYMPNLPWWAAGLLHFWTILSIMFKWAAGALIVCNAKAFHEVGGFNQTLYAAEEVDLSQKLKKWGRAHRLTFTILRKHPIETSPRKVELYSSREIFSQFFRLLLSPWRTLQNKKHLSIWYDGRR; encoded by the coding sequence ATGCTTGTTTCAATTATTATCCCTGCTTTTAATGAAGACCGACTGATCGTGGCATGTCTCAAATCAGTTGATGAAGCCCTTGCCGCTAATGGTTCGCATGGCTTTTTACATGAGATTATTGTCGTTGACAACAATTCGACTGACAAGACGGCGTTACTGGCTTCGGAGGCTGGCGCCAGGGTCATTTTTGAGCCTGTTAATCAGATCGCGCGCGCTCGGGCAGCAGGGGCAAATGCTGCCAGTGGCGACTGGCTGCTGTTTCTTGATGCTGATTGTTTACTTAATGCTGCACTGGTAGATGATATTTTTCGATTGATCGCAGAGGGTAAGCACGTGGGTGCTGGCAGCACACTGTATATGCCCAATCTACCATGGTGGGCGGCAGGATTGTTGCATTTTTGGACAATATTATCAATCATGTTTAAATGGGCAGCGGGCGCGCTGATTGTTTGTAATGCCAAAGCTTTCCATGAGGTAGGCGGGTTTAATCAAACACTTTATGCTGCGGAAGAAGTGGATCTGAGTCAAAAGCTGAAAAAATGGGGACGGGCACACCGGCTGACTTTCACCATTTTGCGGAAACACCCCATTGAGACTTCTCCGAGAAAAGTTGAGCTGTATAGTAGCCGAGAAATATTCTCTCAGTTCTTTCGTTTGTTGCTGAGCCCCTGGCGTACGCTGCAAAACAAAAAACACCTATCTATCTGGTACGACGGCAGGCGTTAA
- the coaD gene encoding pantetheine-phosphate adenylyltransferase gives MDKAIYPGTFDPITRGHEDLVQRASKLFDRVIVAVAAGGIKTPCFTLDERVQMATTVLAQYSNVVVTGFTGLLMEFAQQQQARIIVRGLRAVSDFEYEFQLAGMNRGLYPEVETIFLTPSEQYMFVSATIVREVARLGGDMNKFVHPAVAAQLKKLVKQ, from the coding sequence ATGGATAAGGCTATTTACCCCGGAACTTTCGACCCCATTACCCGTGGACACGAAGATTTAGTACAACGAGCCTCAAAATTATTCGATCGGGTAATTGTGGCAGTAGCAGCGGGTGGCATTAAGACACCCTGCTTTACACTGGATGAGCGCGTGCAGATGGCAACAACTGTACTCGCTCAGTATTCCAATGTTGTTGTAACTGGATTTACAGGACTATTGATGGAATTTGCACAGCAACAACAAGCCCGTATCATTGTGCGTGGATTGCGTGCGGTTTCTGATTTTGAATATGAGTTTCAACTGGCAGGAATGAATCGTGGTTTGTATCCAGAAGTGGAAACTATTTTTTTAACACCATCCGAACAGTACATGTTTGTTTCTGCCACCATCGTGCGCGAAGTGGCAAGACTGGGAGGAGATATGAATAAATTTGTTCATCCAGCGGTTGCCGCACAATTGAAAAAATTAGTTAAACAATAG